One window of the Rhizobium etli 8C-3 genome contains the following:
- the traI gene encoding acyl-homoserine-lactone synthase TraI codes for MQVVAISARQGIPEPQLLEAHHKLRAQVFSDRLGWEVDVFDGREADAFDALQPTYIIAVSDSDQVAGCARLLPALGPTMVSDVFSSLLPKEGLKAHRFMIESSRFCVDTSLVDGRGGGSVHEATLTMFAGIIEWCMANGYTEIVTVTDLRFERILARVGWPLHRLGEPRKIGVTMAVAGTLPANADAFQRLRPSNYRSELFPLS; via the coding sequence ATGCAGGTAGTCGCGATTTCGGCACGACAGGGCATACCGGAACCACAACTTCTCGAAGCACATCACAAGCTTCGAGCTCAGGTATTTTCCGATCGGCTCGGTTGGGAAGTCGATGTATTCGACGGCCGGGAAGCAGACGCGTTCGATGCACTTCAGCCAACTTACATCATTGCCGTGTCGGACAGCGACCAGGTGGCAGGATGCGCCAGGCTCCTTCCTGCACTTGGCCCAACCATGGTGTCGGACGTCTTCTCCTCGCTTCTCCCGAAGGAGGGATTGAAGGCCCATCGTTTCATGATCGAGAGTTCACGCTTCTGCGTTGATACGAGCCTCGTGGATGGAAGGGGAGGCGGCTCAGTCCATGAGGCGACGCTGACCATGTTCGCCGGCATCATCGAATGGTGCATGGCGAATGGCTACACCGAGATTGTCACTGTGACCGATCTCCGGTTCGAGCGGATTCTCGCTCGCGTTGGGTGGCCGCTGCATCGTTTGGGTGAGCCCAGGAAGATCGGCGTGACGATGGCCGTAGCGGGCACACTGCCCGCGAATGCGGACGCATTCCAAAGGCTCCGCCCTTCCAACTACCGTTCTGAACTCTTCCCTCTCAGCTAG